One genomic window of Daphnia pulex isolate KAP4 chromosome 10, ASM2113471v1 includes the following:
- the LOC124206337 gene encoding zinc finger protein 343-like isoform X3, protein MSNKSSNDSFLVETMQEDYDVESSSEVHQEYEEGEVLQDAELVCVNQEDMDRIDAAEEEAADNEFSSPNYSHQKAKRKDLLRYHIVSCQEELEELRNQSANEDMLIDPKDKLHLVKYVKIEGRILKLWECGICAKDFRHQYTLMRHLPTHTDERKFVCDVCDKAFRQMSTLSQHRAIHSNARPYVCEVCQKTFNRVSTLISHRRTHFDDKPHKCHVCGKGFHQKGNLKNHLFSHSNERPYRCEICGRGFNQMSNLVVHKMKLHGQASPADGSTRTAQSDKFSCKLCNEKFSKKTLLTSHEEETHNLIKPRSSTSRRGRLPSSNRKPVQVAVASESVTIKSPGVTNSSSKVVHSKNENGSTAGLLIDAIQTPSMHEARITNQTAFALLKSIDGTPSLVKIFDLPNNKQLLISATSEDLAESAQKSAQVDPSCKPSQVKVAVVATVSQHMDEDGQLVVRIESIDVDQKVLDSIETPCRQENAVEISSFRNEVANACEVTSDLENEQVHFVRPLPDGGFEIVADTEAANFLEIVEEDSSRSCDASNNSSMMDSAQIIITQDEDGHLMLEGTPLQYLLEANNQQQLQFVLNNSKRK, encoded by the exons ATGAGTAACAAATCATCTAATG ATTCATTTTTAGTGGAAACCATGCAAGAGGATTATGATGTGGAGTCTTCATCGGAAGTCCACCAAGAATATGAAGAAGGAGAAGTATTACAGGATGCTGAACTGGTATGTGTAAATCAAGAAGATATGGATAGAATTGATGCTGCTGAAG AAGAGGCTGCCGATAATGAATTTTCCTCACCCAACTATTCACACCagaaagccaaaagaaaagaccTTCTTAGATACcat ATTGTTTCATGTCAAGAAGAATTAGAGGAACTACGGAACCAGAGTGCCAATGAAGATATGTTAATAGATCCTAAAGATAAACTACATCTCGTTAAATATGTGAAAATTGAAGGGAGAATATTGAAGCTCTGGGAGTGTGGAATat GTGCCAAAGATTTCCGTCATCAGTATACTCTAATGCGACACCTTCCGACACATACTGACGAAAGAAAGTTTGTATGCGATGTGTGTGATAAAGCGTTTCGTCAG ATGAGCACACTGTCGCAGCATCGCGCCATTCACTCAAACGCCCGGCCTTATGTCTGTGAAGTTTGCCAGAAAACATTTAATCGAGTTTCCACTTTAATTTCTCACCGACGGACACACTTTGACGATAAACCACATAAGTGCCATGTATGTGGCAAAGGATTTCACCAAAAAGGCAACTTGAAGaaccatcttttttctcattctaaCGAACGA CCTTATCGGTGTGAAATCTGCGGTCGTGGTTTCAATCAAATGTCAAACCTAGTGGTGCACAAGATGAAACTTCACGGTCAGGCAAGTCCAGCAGATGGATCGACACGGACAGCCCAATCTGACAAGTTTTCCTGCAAATTGTGCAATGAAAAATTTTCCAAGAAAACATTGCTGACTTCACACGAAGAGGAAACGCACAATTTAATTAAACCTAGATCTTCTACCAGTCGTAGAGGTCGTCTTCCCAGTTCAAATCGAAAGCCAGTTCaa GTAGCAGTAGCATCCGAATCAGTCACAATAAAATCGCCCGGTGTTACAAATTCAAGTTCAAAAGTAGTCCACTCCAAGAATGAAAACGGAAGTACAGCGGGACTTTTGATTGACGCAATTCAAACTCCAAGTATGCATGAAGCAAGAATTACAAACCAAACTGCGTTTGCTCTGCTCAAATCCATAGATGGAACCCCGTCTTTGGTGAAAATTTTTGATCTTCCCAATAACaaacaa TTATTGATATCCGCAACGTCCGAAGATTTAGCTGAATCTGCTCAAAAGTCAGCTCAAGTTGATCCTTCCTGTAAACCAAGTCAAGTCAAG gtTGCAGTGGTGGCAACGGTATCTCAGCATATGGATGAAGACGGTCAACTAGTTGTACGCATCGAATCCATTGACGTGGACCAAAAAGTATTGGATTCTATTGAAACTCCGTGTCGCCAGGAGAACGCTgttgaaatttcttcattCAGGAATGAAGTCGCAAATGCGTGTGAAGTAACTTCAGACTTAG AAAACGAGCAAGTTCATTTTGTGCGACCTCTTCCCGATGGAGGATTCGAAATAGTTGCGGACACGGAAGCGGCTAATTTTCTTGAGATTGTTGAAGAGGACAGTTCGCGTTCATGTGACGCTAGCAATAACAGCAGCATGATGGACTCTGCTCAAATCATTATCACACAAGATGAAGATGGCCACCTTATGCTTGAGGGAACACCCCTTCAATACCTACTTGAAGCTAACAACCAGCAACAGCTTCAATTTGTCCTGAACAACAGCAAGAGAAAATGA
- the LOC124206337 gene encoding zinc finger protein 343-like isoform X1 — translation MSNKSSNEFTGVDSFLVETMQEDYDVESSSEVHQEYEEGEVLQDAELVCVNQEDMDRIDAAEEEAADNEFSSPNYSHQKAKRKDLLRYHIVSCQEELEELRNQSANEDMLIDPKDKLHLVKYVKIEGRILKLWECGICAKDFRHQYTLMRHLPTHTDERKFVCDVCDKAFRQMSTLSQHRAIHSNARPYVCEVCQKTFNRVSTLISHRRTHFDDKPHKCHVCGKGFHQKGNLKNHLFSHSNERPYRCEICGRGFNQMSNLVVHKMKLHGQASPADGSTRTAQSDKFSCKLCNEKFSKKTLLTSHEEETHNLIKPRSSTSRRGRLPSSNRKPVQVAVASESVTIKSPGVTNSSSKVVHSKNENGSTAGLLIDAIQTPSMHEARITNQTAFALLKSIDGTPSLVKIFDLPNNKQLLISATSEDLAESAQKSAQVDPSCKPSQVKVAVVATVSQHMDEDGQLVVRIESIDVDQKVLDSIETPCRQENAVEISSFRNEVANACEVTSDLENEQVHFVRPLPDGGFEIVADTEAANFLEIVEEDSSRSCDASNNSSMMDSAQIIITQDEDGHLMLEGTPLQYLLEANNQQQLQFVLNNSKRK, via the exons ATGAGTAACAAATCATCTAATG AATTTACTGGTGTAGATTCATTTTTAGTGGAAACCATGCAAGAGGATTATGATGTGGAGTCTTCATCGGAAGTCCACCAAGAATATGAAGAAGGAGAAGTATTACAGGATGCTGAACTGGTATGTGTAAATCAAGAAGATATGGATAGAATTGATGCTGCTGAAG AAGAGGCTGCCGATAATGAATTTTCCTCACCCAACTATTCACACCagaaagccaaaagaaaagaccTTCTTAGATACcat ATTGTTTCATGTCAAGAAGAATTAGAGGAACTACGGAACCAGAGTGCCAATGAAGATATGTTAATAGATCCTAAAGATAAACTACATCTCGTTAAATATGTGAAAATTGAAGGGAGAATATTGAAGCTCTGGGAGTGTGGAATat GTGCCAAAGATTTCCGTCATCAGTATACTCTAATGCGACACCTTCCGACACATACTGACGAAAGAAAGTTTGTATGCGATGTGTGTGATAAAGCGTTTCGTCAG ATGAGCACACTGTCGCAGCATCGCGCCATTCACTCAAACGCCCGGCCTTATGTCTGTGAAGTTTGCCAGAAAACATTTAATCGAGTTTCCACTTTAATTTCTCACCGACGGACACACTTTGACGATAAACCACATAAGTGCCATGTATGTGGCAAAGGATTTCACCAAAAAGGCAACTTGAAGaaccatcttttttctcattctaaCGAACGA CCTTATCGGTGTGAAATCTGCGGTCGTGGTTTCAATCAAATGTCAAACCTAGTGGTGCACAAGATGAAACTTCACGGTCAGGCAAGTCCAGCAGATGGATCGACACGGACAGCCCAATCTGACAAGTTTTCCTGCAAATTGTGCAATGAAAAATTTTCCAAGAAAACATTGCTGACTTCACACGAAGAGGAAACGCACAATTTAATTAAACCTAGATCTTCTACCAGTCGTAGAGGTCGTCTTCCCAGTTCAAATCGAAAGCCAGTTCaa GTAGCAGTAGCATCCGAATCAGTCACAATAAAATCGCCCGGTGTTACAAATTCAAGTTCAAAAGTAGTCCACTCCAAGAATGAAAACGGAAGTACAGCGGGACTTTTGATTGACGCAATTCAAACTCCAAGTATGCATGAAGCAAGAATTACAAACCAAACTGCGTTTGCTCTGCTCAAATCCATAGATGGAACCCCGTCTTTGGTGAAAATTTTTGATCTTCCCAATAACaaacaa TTATTGATATCCGCAACGTCCGAAGATTTAGCTGAATCTGCTCAAAAGTCAGCTCAAGTTGATCCTTCCTGTAAACCAAGTCAAGTCAAG gtTGCAGTGGTGGCAACGGTATCTCAGCATATGGATGAAGACGGTCAACTAGTTGTACGCATCGAATCCATTGACGTGGACCAAAAAGTATTGGATTCTATTGAAACTCCGTGTCGCCAGGAGAACGCTgttgaaatttcttcattCAGGAATGAAGTCGCAAATGCGTGTGAAGTAACTTCAGACTTAG AAAACGAGCAAGTTCATTTTGTGCGACCTCTTCCCGATGGAGGATTCGAAATAGTTGCGGACACGGAAGCGGCTAATTTTCTTGAGATTGTTGAAGAGGACAGTTCGCGTTCATGTGACGCTAGCAATAACAGCAGCATGATGGACTCTGCTCAAATCATTATCACACAAGATGAAGATGGCCACCTTATGCTTGAGGGAACACCCCTTCAATACCTACTTGAAGCTAACAACCAGCAACAGCTTCAATTTGTCCTGAACAACAGCAAGAGAAAATGA
- the LOC124206337 gene encoding zinc finger and SCAN domain-containing protein 2-like isoform X2, producing the protein MSNKSSNEFTGVDSFLVETMQEDYDVESSSEVHQEYEEGEVLQDAELVCVNQEDMDRIDAAEEAADNEFSSPNYSHQKAKRKDLLRYHIVSCQEELEELRNQSANEDMLIDPKDKLHLVKYVKIEGRILKLWECGICAKDFRHQYTLMRHLPTHTDERKFVCDVCDKAFRQMSTLSQHRAIHSNARPYVCEVCQKTFNRVSTLISHRRTHFDDKPHKCHVCGKGFHQKGNLKNHLFSHSNERPYRCEICGRGFNQMSNLVVHKMKLHGQASPADGSTRTAQSDKFSCKLCNEKFSKKTLLTSHEEETHNLIKPRSSTSRRGRLPSSNRKPVQVAVASESVTIKSPGVTNSSSKVVHSKNENGSTAGLLIDAIQTPSMHEARITNQTAFALLKSIDGTPSLVKIFDLPNNKQLLISATSEDLAESAQKSAQVDPSCKPSQVKVAVVATVSQHMDEDGQLVVRIESIDVDQKVLDSIETPCRQENAVEISSFRNEVANACEVTSDLENEQVHFVRPLPDGGFEIVADTEAANFLEIVEEDSSRSCDASNNSSMMDSAQIIITQDEDGHLMLEGTPLQYLLEANNQQQLQFVLNNSKRK; encoded by the exons ATGAGTAACAAATCATCTAATG AATTTACTGGTGTAGATTCATTTTTAGTGGAAACCATGCAAGAGGATTATGATGTGGAGTCTTCATCGGAAGTCCACCAAGAATATGAAGAAGGAGAAGTATTACAGGATGCTGAACTGGTATGTGTAAATCAAGAAGATATGGATAGAATTGATGCTGCTGAAG AGGCTGCCGATAATGAATTTTCCTCACCCAACTATTCACACCagaaagccaaaagaaaagaccTTCTTAGATACcat ATTGTTTCATGTCAAGAAGAATTAGAGGAACTACGGAACCAGAGTGCCAATGAAGATATGTTAATAGATCCTAAAGATAAACTACATCTCGTTAAATATGTGAAAATTGAAGGGAGAATATTGAAGCTCTGGGAGTGTGGAATat GTGCCAAAGATTTCCGTCATCAGTATACTCTAATGCGACACCTTCCGACACATACTGACGAAAGAAAGTTTGTATGCGATGTGTGTGATAAAGCGTTTCGTCAG ATGAGCACACTGTCGCAGCATCGCGCCATTCACTCAAACGCCCGGCCTTATGTCTGTGAAGTTTGCCAGAAAACATTTAATCGAGTTTCCACTTTAATTTCTCACCGACGGACACACTTTGACGATAAACCACATAAGTGCCATGTATGTGGCAAAGGATTTCACCAAAAAGGCAACTTGAAGaaccatcttttttctcattctaaCGAACGA CCTTATCGGTGTGAAATCTGCGGTCGTGGTTTCAATCAAATGTCAAACCTAGTGGTGCACAAGATGAAACTTCACGGTCAGGCAAGTCCAGCAGATGGATCGACACGGACAGCCCAATCTGACAAGTTTTCCTGCAAATTGTGCAATGAAAAATTTTCCAAGAAAACATTGCTGACTTCACACGAAGAGGAAACGCACAATTTAATTAAACCTAGATCTTCTACCAGTCGTAGAGGTCGTCTTCCCAGTTCAAATCGAAAGCCAGTTCaa GTAGCAGTAGCATCCGAATCAGTCACAATAAAATCGCCCGGTGTTACAAATTCAAGTTCAAAAGTAGTCCACTCCAAGAATGAAAACGGAAGTACAGCGGGACTTTTGATTGACGCAATTCAAACTCCAAGTATGCATGAAGCAAGAATTACAAACCAAACTGCGTTTGCTCTGCTCAAATCCATAGATGGAACCCCGTCTTTGGTGAAAATTTTTGATCTTCCCAATAACaaacaa TTATTGATATCCGCAACGTCCGAAGATTTAGCTGAATCTGCTCAAAAGTCAGCTCAAGTTGATCCTTCCTGTAAACCAAGTCAAGTCAAG gtTGCAGTGGTGGCAACGGTATCTCAGCATATGGATGAAGACGGTCAACTAGTTGTACGCATCGAATCCATTGACGTGGACCAAAAAGTATTGGATTCTATTGAAACTCCGTGTCGCCAGGAGAACGCTgttgaaatttcttcattCAGGAATGAAGTCGCAAATGCGTGTGAAGTAACTTCAGACTTAG AAAACGAGCAAGTTCATTTTGTGCGACCTCTTCCCGATGGAGGATTCGAAATAGTTGCGGACACGGAAGCGGCTAATTTTCTTGAGATTGTTGAAGAGGACAGTTCGCGTTCATGTGACGCTAGCAATAACAGCAGCATGATGGACTCTGCTCAAATCATTATCACACAAGATGAAGATGGCCACCTTATGCTTGAGGGAACACCCCTTCAATACCTACTTGAAGCTAACAACCAGCAACAGCTTCAATTTGTCCTGAACAACAGCAAGAGAAAATGA
- the LOC124206337 gene encoding zinc finger and SCAN domain-containing protein 2-like isoform X5 yields the protein MSNKSSNVETMQEDYDVESSSEVHQEYEEGEVLQDAELVCVNQEDMDRIDAAEEAADNEFSSPNYSHQKAKRKDLLRYHIVSCQEELEELRNQSANEDMLIDPKDKLHLVKYVKIEGRILKLWECGICAKDFRHQYTLMRHLPTHTDERKFVCDVCDKAFRQMSTLSQHRAIHSNARPYVCEVCQKTFNRVSTLISHRRTHFDDKPHKCHVCGKGFHQKGNLKNHLFSHSNERPYRCEICGRGFNQMSNLVVHKMKLHGQASPADGSTRTAQSDKFSCKLCNEKFSKKTLLTSHEEETHNLIKPRSSTSRRGRLPSSNRKPVQVAVASESVTIKSPGVTNSSSKVVHSKNENGSTAGLLIDAIQTPSMHEARITNQTAFALLKSIDGTPSLVKIFDLPNNKQLLISATSEDLAESAQKSAQVDPSCKPSQVKVAVVATVSQHMDEDGQLVVRIESIDVDQKVLDSIETPCRQENAVEISSFRNEVANACEVTSDLENEQVHFVRPLPDGGFEIVADTEAANFLEIVEEDSSRSCDASNNSSMMDSAQIIITQDEDGHLMLEGTPLQYLLEANNQQQLQFVLNNSKRK from the exons ATGAGTAACAAATCATCTAATG TGGAAACCATGCAAGAGGATTATGATGTGGAGTCTTCATCGGAAGTCCACCAAGAATATGAAGAAGGAGAAGTATTACAGGATGCTGAACTGGTATGTGTAAATCAAGAAGATATGGATAGAATTGATGCTGCTGAAG AGGCTGCCGATAATGAATTTTCCTCACCCAACTATTCACACCagaaagccaaaagaaaagaccTTCTTAGATACcat ATTGTTTCATGTCAAGAAGAATTAGAGGAACTACGGAACCAGAGTGCCAATGAAGATATGTTAATAGATCCTAAAGATAAACTACATCTCGTTAAATATGTGAAAATTGAAGGGAGAATATTGAAGCTCTGGGAGTGTGGAATat GTGCCAAAGATTTCCGTCATCAGTATACTCTAATGCGACACCTTCCGACACATACTGACGAAAGAAAGTTTGTATGCGATGTGTGTGATAAAGCGTTTCGTCAG ATGAGCACACTGTCGCAGCATCGCGCCATTCACTCAAACGCCCGGCCTTATGTCTGTGAAGTTTGCCAGAAAACATTTAATCGAGTTTCCACTTTAATTTCTCACCGACGGACACACTTTGACGATAAACCACATAAGTGCCATGTATGTGGCAAAGGATTTCACCAAAAAGGCAACTTGAAGaaccatcttttttctcattctaaCGAACGA CCTTATCGGTGTGAAATCTGCGGTCGTGGTTTCAATCAAATGTCAAACCTAGTGGTGCACAAGATGAAACTTCACGGTCAGGCAAGTCCAGCAGATGGATCGACACGGACAGCCCAATCTGACAAGTTTTCCTGCAAATTGTGCAATGAAAAATTTTCCAAGAAAACATTGCTGACTTCACACGAAGAGGAAACGCACAATTTAATTAAACCTAGATCTTCTACCAGTCGTAGAGGTCGTCTTCCCAGTTCAAATCGAAAGCCAGTTCaa GTAGCAGTAGCATCCGAATCAGTCACAATAAAATCGCCCGGTGTTACAAATTCAAGTTCAAAAGTAGTCCACTCCAAGAATGAAAACGGAAGTACAGCGGGACTTTTGATTGACGCAATTCAAACTCCAAGTATGCATGAAGCAAGAATTACAAACCAAACTGCGTTTGCTCTGCTCAAATCCATAGATGGAACCCCGTCTTTGGTGAAAATTTTTGATCTTCCCAATAACaaacaa TTATTGATATCCGCAACGTCCGAAGATTTAGCTGAATCTGCTCAAAAGTCAGCTCAAGTTGATCCTTCCTGTAAACCAAGTCAAGTCAAG gtTGCAGTGGTGGCAACGGTATCTCAGCATATGGATGAAGACGGTCAACTAGTTGTACGCATCGAATCCATTGACGTGGACCAAAAAGTATTGGATTCTATTGAAACTCCGTGTCGCCAGGAGAACGCTgttgaaatttcttcattCAGGAATGAAGTCGCAAATGCGTGTGAAGTAACTTCAGACTTAG AAAACGAGCAAGTTCATTTTGTGCGACCTCTTCCCGATGGAGGATTCGAAATAGTTGCGGACACGGAAGCGGCTAATTTTCTTGAGATTGTTGAAGAGGACAGTTCGCGTTCATGTGACGCTAGCAATAACAGCAGCATGATGGACTCTGCTCAAATCATTATCACACAAGATGAAGATGGCCACCTTATGCTTGAGGGAACACCCCTTCAATACCTACTTGAAGCTAACAACCAGCAACAGCTTCAATTTGTCCTGAACAACAGCAAGAGAAAATGA
- the LOC124206337 gene encoding zinc finger protein 343-like isoform X4, with product MSNKSSNVETMQEDYDVESSSEVHQEYEEGEVLQDAELVCVNQEDMDRIDAAEEEAADNEFSSPNYSHQKAKRKDLLRYHIVSCQEELEELRNQSANEDMLIDPKDKLHLVKYVKIEGRILKLWECGICAKDFRHQYTLMRHLPTHTDERKFVCDVCDKAFRQMSTLSQHRAIHSNARPYVCEVCQKTFNRVSTLISHRRTHFDDKPHKCHVCGKGFHQKGNLKNHLFSHSNERPYRCEICGRGFNQMSNLVVHKMKLHGQASPADGSTRTAQSDKFSCKLCNEKFSKKTLLTSHEEETHNLIKPRSSTSRRGRLPSSNRKPVQVAVASESVTIKSPGVTNSSSKVVHSKNENGSTAGLLIDAIQTPSMHEARITNQTAFALLKSIDGTPSLVKIFDLPNNKQLLISATSEDLAESAQKSAQVDPSCKPSQVKVAVVATVSQHMDEDGQLVVRIESIDVDQKVLDSIETPCRQENAVEISSFRNEVANACEVTSDLENEQVHFVRPLPDGGFEIVADTEAANFLEIVEEDSSRSCDASNNSSMMDSAQIIITQDEDGHLMLEGTPLQYLLEANNQQQLQFVLNNSKRK from the exons ATGAGTAACAAATCATCTAATG TGGAAACCATGCAAGAGGATTATGATGTGGAGTCTTCATCGGAAGTCCACCAAGAATATGAAGAAGGAGAAGTATTACAGGATGCTGAACTGGTATGTGTAAATCAAGAAGATATGGATAGAATTGATGCTGCTGAAG AAGAGGCTGCCGATAATGAATTTTCCTCACCCAACTATTCACACCagaaagccaaaagaaaagaccTTCTTAGATACcat ATTGTTTCATGTCAAGAAGAATTAGAGGAACTACGGAACCAGAGTGCCAATGAAGATATGTTAATAGATCCTAAAGATAAACTACATCTCGTTAAATATGTGAAAATTGAAGGGAGAATATTGAAGCTCTGGGAGTGTGGAATat GTGCCAAAGATTTCCGTCATCAGTATACTCTAATGCGACACCTTCCGACACATACTGACGAAAGAAAGTTTGTATGCGATGTGTGTGATAAAGCGTTTCGTCAG ATGAGCACACTGTCGCAGCATCGCGCCATTCACTCAAACGCCCGGCCTTATGTCTGTGAAGTTTGCCAGAAAACATTTAATCGAGTTTCCACTTTAATTTCTCACCGACGGACACACTTTGACGATAAACCACATAAGTGCCATGTATGTGGCAAAGGATTTCACCAAAAAGGCAACTTGAAGaaccatcttttttctcattctaaCGAACGA CCTTATCGGTGTGAAATCTGCGGTCGTGGTTTCAATCAAATGTCAAACCTAGTGGTGCACAAGATGAAACTTCACGGTCAGGCAAGTCCAGCAGATGGATCGACACGGACAGCCCAATCTGACAAGTTTTCCTGCAAATTGTGCAATGAAAAATTTTCCAAGAAAACATTGCTGACTTCACACGAAGAGGAAACGCACAATTTAATTAAACCTAGATCTTCTACCAGTCGTAGAGGTCGTCTTCCCAGTTCAAATCGAAAGCCAGTTCaa GTAGCAGTAGCATCCGAATCAGTCACAATAAAATCGCCCGGTGTTACAAATTCAAGTTCAAAAGTAGTCCACTCCAAGAATGAAAACGGAAGTACAGCGGGACTTTTGATTGACGCAATTCAAACTCCAAGTATGCATGAAGCAAGAATTACAAACCAAACTGCGTTTGCTCTGCTCAAATCCATAGATGGAACCCCGTCTTTGGTGAAAATTTTTGATCTTCCCAATAACaaacaa TTATTGATATCCGCAACGTCCGAAGATTTAGCTGAATCTGCTCAAAAGTCAGCTCAAGTTGATCCTTCCTGTAAACCAAGTCAAGTCAAG gtTGCAGTGGTGGCAACGGTATCTCAGCATATGGATGAAGACGGTCAACTAGTTGTACGCATCGAATCCATTGACGTGGACCAAAAAGTATTGGATTCTATTGAAACTCCGTGTCGCCAGGAGAACGCTgttgaaatttcttcattCAGGAATGAAGTCGCAAATGCGTGTGAAGTAACTTCAGACTTAG AAAACGAGCAAGTTCATTTTGTGCGACCTCTTCCCGATGGAGGATTCGAAATAGTTGCGGACACGGAAGCGGCTAATTTTCTTGAGATTGTTGAAGAGGACAGTTCGCGTTCATGTGACGCTAGCAATAACAGCAGCATGATGGACTCTGCTCAAATCATTATCACACAAGATGAAGATGGCCACCTTATGCTTGAGGGAACACCCCTTCAATACCTACTTGAAGCTAACAACCAGCAACAGCTTCAATTTGTCCTGAACAACAGCAAGAGAAAATGA
- the LOC124206342 gene encoding josephin-like protein has protein sequence MKTKPNIYHEKQSRQLCALHTLNNLFQKSDTFTKALLDDLCLQLTPNSWINPHRSIFGLGNYDVNVVMAAVQLMDCEMVWWDKRRKITPHEVNSAVGLILNLPSPSKVGGLLFPFKTKHWLAIRQFDSVYYNLDSKLSSPETIGDVQQLIEHLTRHLDEDDCELFLVNSTKPCTLAVAEQM, from the coding sequence atgaaaacaaaacctAATATCTATCACGAAAAACAGTCAAGACAATTGTGCGCTCTGCACactttgaataatttatttcaaaaatctgATACTTTCACCAAAGCATTACTAGATGATCTGTGCCTTCAGCTTACACCAAATTCTTGGATTAATCCACACCGCTCTATTTTTGGACTAGGGAACTATGATGTCAATGTTGTCATGGCAGCTGTACAACTTATGGATTGTGAGATGGTGTGGTGGGACaagcgaagaaaaataactcCACATGAAGTCAACAGTGCTGTTGGTTTGATACTAAATCTGCCAAGCCCAAGTAAAGTTGGTGGTTTGCTATTtccattcaaaacaaaacactggCTCGCAATAAGGCAGTTTGACTCAGTTTACTACAATCTGGATTCAAAATTATCATCACCAGAGACCATAGGAGATGTCCAGCAGCTCATAGAACATTTAACAAGACATCTAGATGAAGATGACTGTGAACTCTTTCTTGTTAATTCTACAAAGCCATGTACACTTGCAGTTGCTGAACAGATGTAA